GTTCATCGCCTGCGGCGAGAACAGCACGTGATCCTCGGCGACATAGGCAAAGCCGCCGCCGACCAGCTTCTCGATGATCGCGCGCATCTCCGGGATGTGCTCTGTGGCGCGCGGCTGCACGGTCGGGGCTAAGCAGCCGAGCGCCGTGACGTCGTCCTGGTACTGCTGATAGGTCTGCTCGGTGACCTTGCGGATCGCCTCATTCAGGGGGACGCCGGGATAGTCCCGCGCGGCGCGGACGTTGATCTTGTCGTCGACGTCGGTGATGTTGCGAACGTACTTCACGTGGCCCGCGCCATAGCGATGGCGCAGCACGCGAAACAGCACGTCGAAGACAATAGCCGCCCGGCCGTTGCCAATATGGGCGAAGTCGTAGACCGTCGGTCCGCAGGCATACATGCCGACATTGTCGGCATCGAGCGGCACGAAGGGCCGCTTCTCCCGGGTCAACGTATCGTAGAGGCGCAAATCCATGGGTACCGTTCCCTTGCGGCCGGGCGGTCCAATGCTCTCATGTGTTGAGAAAAGACGGCCTCAGCCAGCGAATCGCTAGCTCATAATCTCGCGGCAAATGCTGCAGATGGCGAGGTGGCCGTTCATGGTTCCTCCTGTCTCACGGCCCCTTTATTGCGTCAAGGGGCTGTTTTCGGGTGTTTTGCTGCCCGCCCTGCACCGAATTCACGCCAACGCCTTCATGGTTAATCATTATTAAGGAATTGGGCGTATCCGGACGCCAGCGGATCCCCCGCCATTTTGACCGGTGCACCATGCGGCCCATTTCAGCATTGATTGCCTGCACGTTCGTCCTTGTCCCGCCCGTCCTGGTCTCTTCGGCCGCCCTGGCCGACAGCCGCGTTTTCATCGTCGCCAATCAGGCCGACGGCTACGGCATCGACCAGTGCCTGGCGCGCGGCGACCGCTGCGGCGCATCCGCCGCCCGCGCCTATTGCCGGTCACGCGATTTCGCGCAGGCCACCAATTACCGCCGCGTCGATCCCGACGAGATCACCGGCGCGGTTCCGCACGCCACGGGCGAGACATGCCGCGGCAGTAGCTGCGGCGAATACGTCGCCATCACCTGCCAGCGCTGAGCCAAGCCGCTGGACGAACGGGGTTATTGCCACACCGGCGCCCCGGAAACGACGTGACGCTGCCCCGAGAAACGGCTATTGCAGCGGCCTTGCCCGCGCGCTTTGGCGTTGATCGCCGCGCGGCGTCGTTTTAATGGCCGGATATGCCCGATAGCTCTCGTTCTCGCTTCTTCCGCTGGCTCCTGACTTGCGCCGTGTTGGCCGGCATCGCCGTGCCCGCCACACATGCCCTCGCGCAGGTGCCTCCGGGCCCGCCCGGGCCGGCGCCCCAGGGCGCGCCGCCCAATCCGCAGGCCAATCCGATGTGCGTGCGGCTCGAAGGCCAGCTGGCGGCGATCGATCGCGGCGGCGGCTCTGGCGATCCGGCCAAGGACGAGCAGATCCGCCGCTATCAGGATGCGGCAACAAGGCAGCAGGGCGAGCTCGATCGCGTGACCGCGCAGGCCCGGCGCATGGGCTGCGACAGCTCCGGCTTCTTCTCGCTGTTCAACAACAACTCGGCGCAGTGCGGACCGGTCAACAACCAGATCCAGCAGATGCGCGCCAATCTCGACCAGATGACCGCCAATCTCGAGCGGCTGCGCACCGGCGGGCTCGGCGGCGCCGACCGCGAGAACCAGCGCCGCTCGGTCTTGACCGCACTGGCGCAGAACAATTGCGGCCCGCAATACGCGGCAGCCGCCGCGCGCGGCCCCGGCAATTTCATCGAGAACCTGTTCGGCGGCGGCGGTGGTGCCAATCCCAACAATCCGCTGCCCCCGCCCGACGCGCAATATGGCGGGCAGTCCGGCACCTTCCGCACCGTCTGCGTCCGCACCTGCGACGGCGCCTATTTCCCGATCTCGTTCGCGACCACGCAGGCGCGCTTTGCCGCCGACGAGCAGATCTGCAAGGCGCAGTGCCCGGCGGCGGAGGCCAGCCTGTTCGCCTACCGCAATCCCGGCGAGGACATCAACCAGGCGGTCTCGATCAGCGGCCAGTCCTACTCGTCGCTGCCGAACGCCTTCAAGTACCGCACCGAATTCAATCCGTCCTGCTCCTGCAAGGCGGCCGGCCAGAGCTGGGCGGAGGCGCTGAAGGCCGTCGACGACCAGGCGTCCGCCGCGCAGCAGGGCGACATCATCGTCACCGAGGAGAGCGCACGGAAGATGCAGCAGCGCGCGCAGACCAAGGCTGCCACCGGCAAGAAGGGTGCGCCTGCGGCAGCTGCCCAGCCGCAGCAGCCCGCCGCCGCTGACGCCACCACCGCGCCGGCCGCGCCCGCAAGCGACGGCCAGATCCGCACGGTCGGCCCGACCTTCATTCCGAAGAAGCAGTAGGGTTCACCCCTCGAACGCTTCCGCCGACGCGCGCGAGGTGCGCGTCACCAGCGTCTCGTCCGGCTCCGGCAGCGCCTTGCCAAAGTCGCGGAAGCGGTTGGTGATGGGATAGCGGCGGTCGCGGCCGAAATTCTTCCGCGTCACCTTCACCCCCGGCGCGGCCTGCCGCCGCTTGTATTCGGCGATGTTGAGCAGGCGATCGACGCGGGTCACCACATCGCGGTCGAAGCCGGCCTCGATGATGGTCGCAAGCGGTTCCTCGCGCTCCACCAGCCGTTCGAGGATCGCATCCAGCACCTCATAGGGCGGCAGCGAATCCTGGTCGGTCTGGTTCTCGCGCAGCTCCGCGGTCGGCGGCCGGATGATGATGTTGACCGGGATCACCTCGCCCGACGGCCCGAGCGCGCCGTCCGGCTTCCATTCATTGCGCAGGCTCGACAGGCGGAACACCTCGGTCTTATAGATGTCCTTGATCGGGTTGAAGCCGCCGTTCATGTCGCCGTACAGCGTGGCGTAACCGACCGACATTTCCGACTTGTTGCCTGTGGTCACCACCATGGCGCCGGTCTTGTTGGAGATCGCCATCAGCAGCGTGCCGCGGGCGCGCGCCTGCAAATTCTCCTCGGTGATGTCGCGCTCCAGCCCCTTGAACACCGGTGCCAGAATTGTCTCGAACCCGTTGACGGCATCCGCGATCGGCAGGATCTCGTAGCGGATGCCGAGTGCGGCGGCGAGCTTGGCGGCATCGTCGAGCGACACTTGCGCGGTGTAGCGGAACGGCAGCATCACGCCGCGCACCTTGTCGGCGCCGAGCGCATCGACCGCGATCGCGGCGCACAGCGCCGAGTCGATGCCGCCGGAGACGCCGAGCAGCACGCCGGGAAAACCGTTCTTGCGGACGTAGTCGCGCAGGCCGAGCACACAGGCCGCGTAATCCGCCTTGTCGCCCTCGAGCTGCGCCGTGATCGGCCCGTTGCAGCGCCAGCCATCCGCGGTCTTGCGCCAGACGAGCGTCGTGATGTTCTCCTCGAACGCCGGCAGCTGCGCCGCGACCGAGAGATCGGCATTCAGCGCGAACGAGGCGCCGTCGAAGATCAGCTCGTCCTGGCCGCCAATTTCATTCAAATAGACCAGCGGCAGCCCGCTCTCGGTGACGCGCGCCACCACGATCGAGAGCCGAAGGTCGGCCTTGTCGCGGGCATAGGGCGAGCCGTTCGGCACGATCAGGATCTCGGCGCCGGTCTCGGCCAGGCACTCGACGACGTTCTCGTACTCCTCGGATTCCTCGAGCCAGATGTCCTCGCAGATCGGCACGCCGATGCGCACGCCGCGCACCGTCACCGGGCCCGAGGCCGGGCCGCGCGCGAACAGCCGCTTCTCGTCGAACACGCCGTAGTTCGGCAGGTTGGCCTTGAACCGCAGCGCGGCGATGCGACCGTCGTCGAGCAGCGCGCAGGCATTGTAGAGCTTGCCGTCCTCGACCCAGGGCGTGCCGATCAGCATCGCCGGGCCGCCATCCTTGGTCTCGCGCGCCAATTCCTCGACCGCGGCGCGGCAGGCCGACTGGAACGCCGGCTTGAGCACCAGATCCTCCGGCGGATAGCCGGCGATGAACAGCTCCGACAGCACCACGAGATCGGCCCCGTCGGCCTTGGCTTTCTCGCGCGCCGCACGCGCTTTCGCGGCGTTACCGGTGACGTCACCGACCGTCGGATTGAGTTGCGCCAGGGTGATCTTGATCTGTTGTTCGCTCATACCGTTATGTTGTCCCGCACAATGGCAAACTTCAATGGTCGTCCGATCATGGTGCGCTTGCAGAAATCGCACCGGGACGACAGGCGCCCGTCAGGGCGCAAGCTCCGCCCTCACCTCGCCAAGCAGCGCCATGCCGCCCAACCGGCCCAATTCGTCCGAACATTTCGCGCTCTTGCCATAGCAGCCGAATGCAACCGTGACCCGTTCGGAAAGAGGTCCGATCGACGGCAGCCCCGTGGTGCCGAAGGTGGTCATGCAGGGCACGACGCGGCGTTCCTCGAATTTGAAGTCGCGGATCCGGTCAAGGATCTGACTTTGCAGCCGATCGGCCACGTCGACCGATCCGCCCGACCGGAACCAGTCCTTGATCTCGGCCTCGCCGTCGAGCCGATGGTCGACGGGATCGCCGCCGAGCTTCAGCCAGCTCTGGCCGTCCGGATATGGGATCGGTGGCAGAATGTAGGGATTGTCGCCCTTGGGACCGAGACAGCGCATCGACGGCATACCGGCCAGCCGTTGCACCTCCGACGCATCCAGCCGGAACAGCGCCACCGTGCGCCCATAGACGGTCAAGCCCAGCGATCGGCCGAGCAGTGGTTGGGTGTGCCCGCCGGCCGCAACCAGCACACGCTCGGCCTCGACATCGCCCGATCGCGTCCGGATCGTCACACCGGAGCCGCTTTCCGAAATTCCCAGCGCAGGCTCGTCAATGATCCGCGCGCCGGCGCGCTCCGCCGCGATGGTCTGCGCCCGGACCAGGCGGCGCGGTGAGATGTAGCCGGCATTGCCCGGCTCGAAATAGCCAAGCATTCCCACTGTTGATTTCAGGAACGGAAATCGCTCCGCGAGCGCGGCATCCTGATAGGCCTCACACGCGATCGCCTCGTCGGCGCAGACCTTGCCGACCGAGGCGACGTCGGTGGTTTCGCGATCGCCGATGTGGAGCGCACCGGCTTCGCGGTAGAACTCGACACCGCTTTCCGTGGCAATCTCGCCATAGCGCGCAATCGCGGCGCGGTTCATCTGGCGCCAGAATACGTGCGGATCGTAGGTCCGCGTGATGCGGCCCTCGTCATAGTGACTGCCGAACACGCCCTCATGGCGCGCGAAATCGGCCGGCTCGTCGGGCCCGATCAGCGCGACGTCGTGGCCCATTTTGCTCAGGTGGCGCGCGGCGGCCGACCCGATCAGACCGCGTCCGACAACCGCAAGCTTGATCGGCTTGCTGCCACCCATATTCAGAACGCGCCCATCCGTTCGGCGAGGGCGAACAGCCAGAACAGCCCGGCCATCACGAGCGCGACGCCGACGGCGGCGGAGCCCATGTCCTTGACCCGGCCGATCTGCGGGTCGTGATCCATGGTCAGGCGGTCGGCGAGCTTCTCGATCGCGGTGTTGAGCAGCTCGATCACCAGCACCAGCACCACGGTCGCGACCAGCTCGACCCGGCGCATCACGGTGGCGCCGATCAGCCAGGCCAGCGGCAGCGACAGCACCAGTGCCACCACCTCCTCGCGAATCGCCTGCTCCGAGCGAATGGCAAACGCCAGCCCGTTGCGCGAGTTGATGGTGGCTCGCCAGAACCTCAGCAAGTCACTGCCCTCAAGTCACGGCCCCCAAATCACTGCACCAAGTCACCTGCCCCAAATCACAGCCCTGCAGCGGCCGGCATCGGTTTGACCTTGCCGGCGCGCTCCTGCTTCAGCAGCTCGGCGATCAGGAAGGCCATGTCGATCGACTGTTCGGCGTTGAGGCGGGGATCGCAAACCGTGTGGTAGCGGTCGTTGAGATCCTCGTCGGTGATGGCGCGGGCGCCGCCGATGCACTCGGTGACGTCCTGCCCGGTCATCTCCAGATGCACGCCGCCGGCATGGGTGCCTTCGGCGGCATTGATCTGGAAGAACGACTTCACCTCAGCCAGCACGCGGTCGAACGGCCGCGTCTTGTAGCCCGTGGTCGAGGTGATGGTGTTGCCGTGCATCGGATCGCACGACCACACCACCTTGCGCCCTTCCCGCTGCACGGCGCGGATCAGGCCCGGCAGATGCTCGCCGACCTTGTCGGCGCCGAAGCGGTTGATCAGCGTCAGGCGTCCCGGCTCGTTGTCGGGGCTGAGCACGTCGATCAACTTCAAGAGCTCGTCCGGCTTCAGCGACGGGCCGCATTTCAGGCCGATCGGGTTCTTGATACCGCGGAAATATTCGACATGGCCGTGATCGAGCTGGCGGGTGCGGTCGCCGATCCAGATCATGTGGCCCGAGGTCGCGTACCAGTCGCCGGTGGTGGAATCGACCCGCGTCATCGCCTGCTCGTAGCCGAGCAGCAGCGCCTCGTGGCTGGTGTAGAAATCGGTGGCGCGCAGCTCGGGATGGCTCTCGAGGTCGAGGCCGCAGGCGCGCATGAAGTTCAGCGCATCCGAGATCCGGTCGGCCAGCTCCTTGTAGCGGCGGGACTGCGGCGAATCCTTCAGGAAGCCGAGCATCCACTGATGCACGCTGCCGAGATTGGCGAAGCCGCCGGTCGCGAACGCGCGCAGCAGGTTCAGCGTCGCGGCGGATTGGCGATAAGCCATCAGCTGGCGCTGCGGATCCGGGATGCGCGCTTCCGGCGTGAAAGCGATGTCGTTGACGATGTCGCCGCGATAGCTCGGCAGCTCGACATCACCCTGCTTCTCGGTCGGCGACGAGCGCGGTTTGGCGAACTGGCCTGCGATGCGGCCGACCTTCACCACCGGCAGCGCGCCGGCATAGGTCATGACCACGGCCATCTGCAGCAGCACGCGGAAGAAGTCGCGGATATTGTTGGCGCCGTGCTCGGCAAAGCTCTCGGCGCAGTCGCCGCCCTGCAGCAGGAAGGCCTCGCCGTTGGCAACCCGCCCCAGCGCCTTCTTCAGGTTGCGCGCCTCGCCCGCGAACACCAGCGGCGGAAAGGTCGCGAGCTGGGCCTCGACATCGGCCAATGCCTTGGCATCGGGATAATCGGGCACCTGCAGCACCTTCTTGGCGCGCCAGCTATCGGGTGTCCACCGCTCGGACATGAGGTCAACTCCTGAGCAAAAACCGCGACTTAATCGACGGGAAAGGTCGGCTTATACACAGCCGCCCGCTCCCCCGCTAGAAGGATTCCTGCAATCCCGTCAAACTCTTGCAGGAAAATGCGAATTCGCATTTGCTGGACCATACCATGAATGCCAGCCAAATTGCCGTGGCCCAGGCCACGCCGGACGACGTTTTTAGCGACGACATCGTCGTGCCGGCCGCGGACGGCTATCCGCTTGCCGCGACGCTGTTCCTGCCGCGCGGCAGGAAGCGCCACGCCGTCCTGATCAACTCGGCGACCGCCGTGCCCCGCAAGGTCTATCGCGGCTTCGCCGGCTACCTCGCCCGCCGCGGCTCGGCGGTGCTGACCTACGACTACCGCGGCACCGGCGACAGCCGGCCGATGGCGGCGACCGGCCTCAACAAGCCGAAGTCGCTGGCCGGCTTCAAGGCCACGATGGCCGACTGGGCCGCGCTCGACACCACCGCGGCCGTGAGCTGGATGCGCTATCGCTATCGCGACCTGCCGTTCGCCTATGTCGGGCACTCCTTCGGCGGCCAGGCGCTTGGGCTCCTCGCCAACAACGCCGAGATCCCGCGCGCGCTGCTGGTCGCCTCGCAGGCCGCCACCTGGAAGCTGATGGCTTCGCCCGAGCGCTACCGCGTCGTCGCCTTCATGAACGGCATCGGCCTGCCGCTGGCGCGTACGCTCGGCTATGTGCCCGGCTGGGCCGGCCTCGGCATGGACCTGCCGCGCGGCGTGTTCGAGCAATGGCGCGGCTGGGTGATGCGCGAGCGCTACCTGCTCGACGACACGACGCTTGCGGCGCGCGAGAATTTTCCGAAGTTCAAGGGCAAGCTCCGCGCGCTTGCCATCACCGACGACACCTGGGCGACGCGGCCGGCGGTCGAATTGCTGTGCTCCGCCTTCACCTCGATCACCCCGGAGATCATCTCGATCCGGCCCGCCGATGCCGGCGCGAAAGCGATCGGCCATTTCGGCTTCTTCCGCAGCGAACACCGCGACGCCCTCTGGCGCGGCGCCGCGGAATGGCTCGAGGCGGAAGGGTAAACGCACTCGGCCGCCTCCGTCGTCCTGGCGAAAGCCAGGACCCATGACCACCGAATTTGCTTGTGAACAGGAACGCGGTCCCAGCGTCGCGCCACAACGAACACGTGGGGTTATGGGTCCCCTGAGTTCACAAACGAAGTGCAACACTTCCGACAGGAGGTGTTGCCATGGGGCGGAGTTACAAGCAGCTCTCGTTGGAAGATCGATGCGAGATTGCCCGGCTTTCGGCCAATGGCCACTCGGTCCGGCAAATCGCGGCAGCTTTGG
This Bradyrhizobium sp. CCBAU 53421 DNA region includes the following protein-coding sequences:
- a CDS encoding DUF2865 domain-containing protein, with product MPDSSRSRFFRWLLTCAVLAGIAVPATHALAQVPPGPPGPAPQGAPPNPQANPMCVRLEGQLAAIDRGGGSGDPAKDEQIRRYQDAATRQQGELDRVTAQARRMGCDSSGFFSLFNNNSAQCGPVNNQIQQMRANLDQMTANLERLRTGGLGGADRENQRRSVLTALAQNNCGPQYAAAAARGPGNFIENLFGGGGGANPNNPLPPPDAQYGGQSGTFRTVCVRTCDGAYFPISFATTQARFAADEQICKAQCPAAEASLFAYRNPGEDINQAVSISGQSYSSLPNAFKYRTEFNPSCSCKAAGQSWAEALKAVDDQASAAQQGDIIVTEESARKMQQRAQTKAATGKKGAPAAAAQPQQPAAADATTAPAAPASDGQIRTVGPTFIPKKQ
- a CDS encoding NAD+ synthase → MSEQQIKITLAQLNPTVGDVTGNAAKARAAREKAKADGADLVVLSELFIAGYPPEDLVLKPAFQSACRAAVEELARETKDGGPAMLIGTPWVEDGKLYNACALLDDGRIAALRFKANLPNYGVFDEKRLFARGPASGPVTVRGVRIGVPICEDIWLEESEEYENVVECLAETGAEILIVPNGSPYARDKADLRLSIVVARVTESGLPLVYLNEIGGQDELIFDGASFALNADLSVAAQLPAFEENITTLVWRKTADGWRCNGPITAQLEGDKADYAACVLGLRDYVRKNGFPGVLLGVSGGIDSALCAAIAVDALGADKVRGVMLPFRYTAQVSLDDAAKLAAALGIRYEILPIADAVNGFETILAPVFKGLERDITEENLQARARGTLLMAISNKTGAMVVTTGNKSEMSVGYATLYGDMNGGFNPIKDIYKTEVFRLSSLRNEWKPDGALGPSGEVIPVNIIIRPPTAELRENQTDQDSLPPYEVLDAILERLVEREEPLATIIEAGFDRDVVTRVDRLLNIAEYKRRQAAPGVKVTRKNFGRDRRYPITNRFRDFGKALPEPDETLVTRTSRASAEAFEG
- a CDS encoding FAD-binding oxidoreductase, which encodes MGGSKPIKLAVVGRGLIGSAAARHLSKMGHDVALIGPDEPADFARHEGVFGSHYDEGRITRTYDPHVFWRQMNRAAIARYGEIATESGVEFYREAGALHIGDRETTDVASVGKVCADEAIACEAYQDAALAERFPFLKSTVGMLGYFEPGNAGYISPRRLVRAQTIAAERAGARIIDEPALGISESGSGVTIRTRSGDVEAERVLVAAGGHTQPLLGRSLGLTVYGRTVALFRLDASEVQRLAGMPSMRCLGPKGDNPYILPPIPYPDGQSWLKLGGDPVDHRLDGEAEIKDWFRSGGSVDVADRLQSQILDRIRDFKFEERRVVPCMTTFGTTGLPSIGPLSERVTVAFGCYGKSAKCSDELGRLGGMALLGEVRAELAP
- a CDS encoding diacylglycerol kinase produces the protein MLRFWRATINSRNGLAFAIRSEQAIREEVVALVLSLPLAWLIGATVMRRVELVATVVLVLVIELLNTAIEKLADRLTMDHDPQIGRVKDMGSAAVGVALVMAGLFWLFALAERMGAF
- a CDS encoding class II 3-deoxy-7-phosphoheptulonate synthase, with protein sequence MSERWTPDSWRAKKVLQVPDYPDAKALADVEAQLATFPPLVFAGEARNLKKALGRVANGEAFLLQGGDCAESFAEHGANNIRDFFRVLLQMAVVMTYAGALPVVKVGRIAGQFAKPRSSPTEKQGDVELPSYRGDIVNDIAFTPEARIPDPQRQLMAYRQSAATLNLLRAFATGGFANLGSVHQWMLGFLKDSPQSRRYKELADRISDALNFMRACGLDLESHPELRATDFYTSHEALLLGYEQAMTRVDSTTGDWYATSGHMIWIGDRTRQLDHGHVEYFRGIKNPIGLKCGPSLKPDELLKLIDVLSPDNEPGRLTLINRFGADKVGEHLPGLIRAVQREGRKVVWSCDPMHGNTITSTTGYKTRPFDRVLAEVKSFFQINAAEGTHAGGVHLEMTGQDVTECIGGARAITDEDLNDRYHTVCDPRLNAEQSIDMAFLIAELLKQERAGKVKPMPAAAGL
- a CDS encoding alpha/beta fold hydrolase, with protein sequence MNASQIAVAQATPDDVFSDDIVVPAADGYPLAATLFLPRGRKRHAVLINSATAVPRKVYRGFAGYLARRGSAVLTYDYRGTGDSRPMAATGLNKPKSLAGFKATMADWAALDTTAAVSWMRYRYRDLPFAYVGHSFGGQALGLLANNAEIPRALLVASQAATWKLMASPERYRVVAFMNGIGLPLARTLGYVPGWAGLGMDLPRGVFEQWRGWVMRERYLLDDTTLAARENFPKFKGKLRALAITDDTWATRPAVELLCSAFTSITPEIISIRPADAGAKAIGHFGFFRSEHRDALWRGAAEWLEAEG